TCAACGAAATCGTTTCCACCATTGCCGCAGCCGTGGAGGAGCAGTCCGTAACCACCAACGAGATCGCCAGCAACGTCGCCCAGGCATCACAGGGGATTATGGAAGTGAATCAGAATGTGGCCCAAAGTTCAACGGTCTCTGCCGATATTGCCAAAGATATTGCCGATGTCAACCAGGAGGCCAACGAAATCTCTACCAGCAGTTCCCAGGTGAATTTGAATGCAACAGAATTGTCGAAACTGGCAGAGCAGTTAACGAAAATGGTGCGAAAATTTAAAATTTAAAAATACGGAAAAAACAAATGGGACAATCAGGCGAAGCTCAAAAAGACCGCAGAGTTTTAGAACTTGCCACGTTCTATGTGGGTGCGGCCCTGTGCGGCCTGGATATACTCAAGATCCAGGAAATCAACAAACAGATTATAATGACAAAAGTACCCCAGGCCCCGGAATATGTCATGGGCATCCTGAACCTGCGAGGCCAAATCGTGACCGTTATCGACCTGGGCGTGAAATTGGGCCTTGCTCCGACACAGCCTGACGATAAGACGCGCAATATTATTGTCAATTCAAAAGGTGAATCCATCGGATTGCTGGTGGAGCGGATCAGCGATGTGGTGCCGGCCGAGCGGGAAAAACTGGAACCGCCGCCGGCCAATATCGGCGGTGTTCAGGGAAAATTTTTCAAAGGCGTGTTTAAAACCCCGCACCATTTGATCGCCATTCTGGATGTTGAAGAAATTCTCAAAGAAGAACATTAGTTTCGTCACTGGTCTTTGGTCGTTAGTCACTGGCAAGTTGTAAGTGGACATTGACGAATGACAAATGACAAATTGCGCATAATAGCGACAAAGGAACAACCGTTTCATGAACCACGCTAAACCTCTAAAAGTACTGATCGTAGACGACACCGTAATTTATCGCAAAATTGTCAACGATGTTCTTTCCGAACTCCCCGATGTTCAAGTGGTGGGCTCCGCCCATAACGGCAAAGCCGCCATCACCAAAATTGTGGCCCTGAAACCGGACCTTTTGACCCTCGATATCGAAATGCCGGAAATGGATGGACTGGAAGTCCTCACCCATCTGCAGACAATAGCACCGGAAGTCGGGGCAATCGTGCTCAGCACACTCACTACCAAAGGCAGCGAAATGACCATCAAATCACTGGAACTGGGGGCCTTTGATTTTATTCCCAAACCTCAAACCGGCAACATGGAGGAGAATAAAATCTACATAAAAAGCACCCTGGCACCCATGATAAAGGCCTTTGCCCGCCGCCAGGAAATAAAGCGCCTTTTAAAGGACAAATCGATTCATTCAAAAACAACACTGGAAAAGGAAACACCTCCGGATTCCCAGAATATCGCGGAGCGCATGATTGCTATCACCGGCCGGCAAAGGCAAAAATCGGAAATCGTGGCCATCGGCATTTCCACGGGAGGGCCCAATGCCCTGGCCCAGATGATGCCGAAGATACCATCAAATCTGGGGGTGCCGATCGTCATCGTCCAGCATATGCCTCCTGTTTTTACACAATCCCTTGCCAACAGCCTGAATGCCAAATGCGCCATCGACGTCCGGGAGGCAACGGACGGTGAGCCGCTTAAGCCTGACACCGCCCTGATAGCGCCCGGCGGCAAACAGATGAAGGTCGTGGCGGCACCTGACGGCAAGACCAGGATTGTCAGAATAACGGATGATCCTCCGGAACACAGTTGTAGGCCCTCCGTGGATTATCTTTTTCGATCCATAGCGCATCACTATGTGGGCCGGGCAACGGGGGTTATTATGACCGGCATGGGTTCAGACGGCTTGCTTGGACTAAAATTGATGAAACGCAACGGAGCGACCATTATCGCCCAGGATGAATCAACCTGCGTGGTTTACGGCATGCCCAA
Above is a genomic segment from Candidatus Desulfatibia profunda containing:
- a CDS encoding purine-binding chemotaxis protein CheW, translated to MGQSGEAQKDRRVLELATFYVGAALCGLDILKIQEINKQIIMTKVPQAPEYVMGILNLRGQIVTVIDLGVKLGLAPTQPDDKTRNIIVNSKGESIGLLVERISDVVPAEREKLEPPPANIGGVQGKFFKGVFKTPHHLIAILDVEEILKEEH
- a CDS encoding chemotaxis response regulator protein-glutamate methylesterase, whose translation is MNHAKPLKVLIVDDTVIYRKIVNDVLSELPDVQVVGSAHNGKAAITKIVALKPDLLTLDIEMPEMDGLEVLTHLQTIAPEVGAIVLSTLTTKGSEMTIKSLELGAFDFIPKPQTGNMEENKIYIKSTLAPMIKAFARRQEIKRLLKDKSIHSKTTLEKETPPDSQNIAERMIAITGRQRQKSEIVAIGISTGGPNALAQMMPKIPSNLGVPIVIVQHMPPVFTQSLANSLNAKCAIDVREATDGEPLKPDTALIAPGGKQMKVVAAPDGKTRIVRITDDPPEHSCRPSVDYLFRSIAHHYVGRATGVIMTGMGSDGLLGLKLMKRNGATIIAQDESTCVVYGMPKGPIEIGIVDVVAPLDKIADEIVKTISH